A window from Staphylococcus succinus encodes these proteins:
- a CDS encoding MarR family winged helix-turn-helix transcriptional regulator, which translates to MYTKDFFNHLTAVYRPYIKLLQPIFDEFEVYPAQWLVLKDLAYNGPTTLVQISKRRAIEKPTTRKILKILSEKSLLTIEQGIDKREKILTLSEDGKILFDNITQRIETVQDDIVKHTNLSSSQLDEAITTIQSIHEQISKMEEA; encoded by the coding sequence ATGTATACAAAAGACTTCTTCAACCACTTAACTGCTGTTTATAGACCCTATATAAAATTATTACAACCTATCTTTGATGAATTCGAAGTATATCCTGCACAATGGTTAGTATTAAAAGACCTCGCATATAATGGCCCAACAACTCTAGTACAAATTTCAAAACGACGTGCAATAGAGAAACCGACTACACGGAAAATTTTAAAAATTCTTTCTGAAAAATCTTTACTCACAATAGAACAAGGTATAGATAAACGTGAAAAAATATTAACGTTATCTGAAGATGGAAAAATATTATTCGATAATATTACTCAACGTATCGAAACCGTACAAGATGATATTGTTAAACATACGAATCTATCTTCATCACAATTAGATGAAGCAATTACAACCATTCAATCAATTCATGAACAAATATCAAAAATGGAGGAAGCATGA
- a CDS encoding VOC family protein, producing MQNLKLDHIIHYVHQLNDFKYPGHLFTLHQGGQHVRLGTFNRLAYLNNAYIELLDVFKPEILQKVIKSDEGRVSFPSKIVQDNYKQGVKTLAFRTQDIEQLKRDLENRNIEVIGPVNMQRENKKGDKTSWKLLYIADPDYRVKPPFFIQWNEREEVRNKKIAPFQQKEFSVKGIELYSTERAHTVKKWQEWFDMTIISESATETVLKLKADDITYRILDGEYSGYKSIVIKDTLTTSPYTLIIRGVSYRFEAD from the coding sequence ATGCAAAACTTAAAATTAGATCACATTATCCATTATGTTCATCAATTAAATGACTTTAAATACCCAGGGCATTTATTCACTTTACACCAAGGGGGTCAACATGTAAGATTAGGTACTTTTAATCGATTAGCTTACCTAAACAATGCCTATATTGAACTATTAGATGTATTTAAGCCTGAGATATTACAAAAAGTTATAAAGTCTGACGAAGGGCGCGTTTCTTTTCCATCAAAAATAGTACAAGATAATTATAAACAAGGGGTAAAGACATTAGCGTTTCGTACGCAAGATATTGAGCAGTTGAAGAGGGATTTAGAAAACCGAAATATAGAAGTGATTGGACCAGTAAACATGCAGAGAGAGAATAAAAAGGGCGATAAAACATCTTGGAAATTATTGTATATTGCTGATCCAGATTATAGAGTTAAACCTCCCTTTTTCATACAGTGGAATGAACGTGAAGAAGTGAGAAATAAAAAAATAGCGCCTTTCCAACAAAAAGAATTTAGTGTGAAAGGTATTGAATTATATAGTACAGAACGCGCACATACTGTAAAGAAATGGCAAGAATGGTTTGATATGACAATCATTAGCGAATCAGCCACAGAGACAGTATTAAAATTAAAAGCAGATGATATAACATATCGTATATTGGATGGAGAGTACTCTGGTTATAAATCTATTGTGATCAAAGATACGTTAACAACATCGCCTTATACGCTCATCATAAGAGGCGTGAGTTATCGTTTTGAAGCTGATTAA
- a CDS encoding lipid II:glycine glycyltransferase FemX, producing the protein MEKMNITNQEHDAFVKAHPQGDLLQLTKWAETKKLTGWYSKRIAVGEAGEIVGVAQLLFKKVPKLPYTLCYISRGFVTDYSNKLALESLLEYAMQIAKEEKAYAIKIDPNVEVDEGADALTNLRALGFKHKGFKEGLSKDYIQPRMTMITPIEKDDEALIQSFERRNRSKVRLALKRGTTIERSNREGLKTFANLMQITGERDGFLTRDISYFQNIYDALHPDGDAELFLVKLQPKPVLNDLRQDLADLELEKAKLADKKQDKKTLNKINDAEQKMNKTAELIKEMEALEAKHPEGIYLSGALLTFAGNKAYYLYGASSNEYREFLPNHHMQFAMMQFAREHGATTYDFGGTDNNPDKDSDHYGLWTFKKVWGTYLSEKIGEFDYVLNKPLYQIIENVKPKLTKAKVKISRKLKRK; encoded by the coding sequence ATGGAAAAGATGAATATCACAAATCAAGAACATGATGCATTTGTTAAAGCTCATCCTCAAGGTGATTTATTACAATTGACTAAATGGGCGGAAACAAAAAAACTAACTGGATGGTATTCAAAGCGTATTGCAGTTGGGGAAGCGGGAGAAATCGTTGGAGTGGCACAACTTTTATTTAAAAAAGTGCCTAAACTACCTTATACGCTATGTTATATATCTAGAGGTTTTGTTACTGATTATAGTAACAAACTTGCACTAGAATCACTTTTAGAATATGCGATGCAAATTGCTAAAGAAGAAAAAGCTTATGCAATTAAAATTGACCCTAATGTTGAAGTAGACGAAGGCGCGGATGCATTAACAAATCTACGAGCGCTAGGTTTCAAGCATAAAGGCTTTAAAGAAGGACTATCAAAAGATTACATTCAGCCAAGAATGACGATGATTACACCAATCGAAAAAGACGATGAAGCGTTGATTCAAAGCTTTGAAAGACGTAACCGTTCTAAAGTTAGATTGGCATTAAAACGTGGTACTACTATAGAGCGTTCGAATAGAGAAGGCTTAAAAACATTTGCAAACTTGATGCAGATTACGGGTGAACGAGATGGTTTCTTAACACGAGATATTAGCTATTTCCAAAATATATATGATGCGCTTCATCCAGACGGTGATGCGGAACTATTTTTAGTTAAGCTTCAACCGAAACCAGTTTTAAATGACTTGAGACAGGATTTAGCAGATTTAGAACTTGAAAAAGCTAAATTAGCTGATAAAAAGCAAGATAAAAAAACGTTAAATAAAATTAATGATGCTGAACAAAAAATGAATAAAACTGCAGAACTTATAAAAGAAATGGAAGCATTAGAAGCAAAACATCCTGAAGGTATCTATTTATCTGGAGCGTTATTGACGTTTGCAGGCAATAAAGCATATTATTTATATGGTGCTTCATCCAATGAATATCGTGAGTTTTTACCGAATCACCATATGCAATTTGCTATGATGCAGTTTGCTAGAGAACATGGAGCGACAACATATGATTTTGGTGGCACAGATAATAATCCTGACAAAGATTCAGATCATTATGGATTATGGACTTTTAAAAAGGTTTGGGGTACTTATTTAAGTGAAAAAATTGGAGAATTTGATTATGTTTTAAACAAACCTCTCTATCAAATCATTGAAAACGTTAAGCCTAAGTTAACAAAAGCTAAAGTTAAAATTTCGCGCAAGTTAAAACGTAAATAA
- a CDS encoding efflux RND transporter permease subunit yields MIKKLLQFSLGNKFAIFLMVLLVILGGVYSSSKMKLELLPDVEPPMIKVQTMLPGATPETVKEEVSDKIDNQVRSMANVKSVSAQSIQNASIISVEYEEGVDLDNVENELKKEIDKIKFKEEVDDPELSRSSMNAFPIVAYSFTMKGDHLRDTTSNLKNHLLPKLQTINGVQNAQLNGQTTREVSINFDQDKLEQTGMTADGVQQYLKSATSQTPLGLFQFNKTEKSVVVDGQFASVSALKQLSIPIQAGAGAQSQGESEVQDAPNSSVQGPSSSNSGKAVKLSDIATVTIGDERTSISKTNGKDAVNVQVIKAQDANTVQVAKDTKKEIAQFVKDNPNMVATKVMDTAKPIEDSIYTMIEKAVLGTIFAIIVILLFLRNIRTTAISIVSIPMSILIAMVALKLCNVSLNILTLGALTIAIGRVIDDSIVVVENIYRRLSQQDERLTGDALIVSATNEVFKPIMSSTIVTIIVFLPLAFVTGSVGEMFRPFALAIAFSLLASLLVSITIVPALSATLFKNGIKQRKATSLGRVGRNYKSVLKWSLNHKWFVIIVSTLILLLSIGLGAAKLGTSFISTGSDKYMALTYTPEPGETKQSVLKHAKEIQGYLNDKSKVETVQYSVGGATPTDPTGNSKSLALMVEYQSDTPHFDEEPDKVLKHIKKYNHPGEWSNQDMGTGGNNNELKVTVSGPSLNAIKGTLNKIEDNMKAIKGIANVKSDLSQTYDQYNIKVDQNKASNYGLSASQLAMTLNQNTPEDSITTVKEHGKSINVKIKKNQETHWTQNKLEQTELKTPTGNTIVLSDIAHLEMSTTPNKINTKAGDYAATVSAKVTNDDVGGTSQKVMTKVDNMDKPSNVKTNVGGANEDITKAITQLAVAMLAAIIIVYLVLVLTFKGPLAPLTILFSLPYTIIGVVIALILTGETISVPSMIGMLMLIGIVVTNAIVLVDRVINQQQQGMDMQAALLEAGATRIRPILMTALATIGALSPMLFGESSSIIISKGMAATVVGGLISSTLLTLIVVPVIYEILFTLKGKLINKRKYK; encoded by the coding sequence ATGATTAAAAAGTTATTGCAATTTTCATTGGGAAATAAATTTGCGATTTTCTTAATGGTATTACTTGTCATTTTAGGAGGGGTATATTCAAGTTCGAAAATGAAACTTGAACTATTGCCAGATGTTGAACCCCCTATGATTAAAGTGCAAACAATGCTTCCGGGAGCGACGCCAGAAACAGTAAAAGAAGAAGTAAGTGACAAGATTGATAATCAAGTGAGGTCTATGGCTAATGTTAAAAGCGTTAGCGCACAATCTATTCAAAATGCATCTATCATTTCTGTAGAATATGAAGAAGGCGTAGATTTAGATAATGTTGAAAATGAATTAAAAAAAGAAATTGATAAAATTAAATTTAAAGAAGAAGTAGATGACCCCGAGTTAAGTAGAAGTTCTATGAATGCTTTTCCTATTGTTGCATATTCATTTACGATGAAAGGTGATCATTTAAGAGATACTACGAGTAATCTTAAAAACCATTTACTTCCTAAACTCCAAACGATAAATGGTGTCCAAAATGCGCAACTTAATGGCCAAACAACAAGGGAAGTATCAATTAACTTTGATCAAGATAAACTTGAACAAACGGGAATGACTGCTGACGGCGTTCAACAATATTTGAAAAGTGCTACGAGCCAGACACCATTAGGGCTTTTCCAATTTAATAAAACAGAAAAATCTGTTGTTGTTGATGGGCAATTTGCGTCTGTAAGTGCATTAAAACAATTAAGTATTCCAATTCAAGCAGGTGCAGGTGCTCAGTCACAAGGGGAAAGTGAAGTACAGGACGCGCCAAATTCCTCTGTTCAGGGACCATCTTCTAGTAATAGCGGTAAAGCTGTTAAATTAAGCGATATTGCTACAGTGACTATAGGAGATGAACGTACATCAATATCTAAAACAAATGGGAAAGATGCAGTTAATGTACAAGTAATTAAGGCACAAGATGCGAATACAGTACAAGTTGCTAAAGATACCAAGAAAGAAATAGCACAGTTTGTAAAAGATAATCCTAATATGGTGGCCACTAAAGTTATGGATACGGCAAAACCTATTGAAGATTCAATTTATACAATGATAGAAAAAGCAGTTTTAGGAACTATTTTTGCAATCATCGTAATTTTATTATTTTTAAGAAATATTAGAACAACTGCCATTTCAATTGTATCTATACCAATGTCGATACTTATAGCTATGGTTGCATTGAAGTTGTGCAATGTATCATTAAATATTTTAACACTTGGCGCTTTGACTATTGCCATTGGTCGAGTTATTGATGACTCAATTGTAGTAGTAGAAAATATTTATAGACGGTTATCGCAACAAGACGAAAGGTTAACAGGAGACGCGTTAATAGTAAGTGCAACAAATGAAGTGTTTAAACCAATCATGTCATCAACAATTGTAACCATCATTGTGTTTTTACCTTTAGCATTTGTAACAGGATCAGTTGGTGAAATGTTTAGGCCGTTTGCTTTAGCCATTGCGTTTAGTCTGTTAGCTTCACTACTTGTTTCAATTACGATTGTACCTGCGTTGAGTGCGACATTATTTAAGAACGGTATTAAACAACGTAAAGCAACTTCATTAGGAAGAGTAGGCAGAAACTATAAAAGTGTATTGAAATGGTCATTAAACCATAAGTGGTTTGTGATTATTGTGAGTACCTTGATTTTATTATTGAGTATTGGATTAGGCGCTGCTAAGCTAGGAACGAGTTTTATTTCAACAGGTTCAGATAAATATATGGCTTTGACCTATACTCCAGAACCAGGGGAAACAAAACAAAGCGTACTCAAGCATGCGAAAGAAATTCAAGGCTACTTAAATGACAAAAGCAAAGTGGAAACTGTGCAGTATTCTGTTGGTGGTGCGACGCCAACAGATCCTACCGGTAATTCTAAGAGTTTAGCGCTTATGGTTGAATATCAATCTGACACACCTCACTTTGATGAAGAGCCAGATAAAGTATTAAAACATATAAAAAAATACAATCATCCAGGTGAGTGGTCGAATCAAGACATGGGTACAGGTGGTAATAATAATGAATTGAAAGTTACCGTTAGTGGACCGTCATTAAATGCGATAAAAGGAACATTAAATAAAATAGAAGATAATATGAAAGCTATAAAAGGGATAGCTAATGTTAAATCTGATTTATCACAAACCTATGACCAATATAATATTAAAGTAGATCAAAACAAAGCGTCTAACTATGGATTATCAGCTTCACAGTTAGCTATGACTTTAAATCAAAACACACCTGAAGATAGTATAACTACTGTGAAAGAGCATGGTAAATCAATAAATGTAAAAATTAAAAAAAATCAAGAAACACATTGGACTCAAAACAAATTAGAACAAACAGAATTAAAAACACCAACGGGAAATACTATCGTATTAAGCGATATTGCTCATCTAGAAATGTCGACTACACCAAACAAAATAAATACTAAAGCAGGTGATTACGCAGCGACAGTTTCAGCAAAAGTAACAAATGATGATGTTGGTGGAACATCACAAAAAGTCATGACTAAAGTGGACAACATGGATAAACCAAGCAATGTAAAAACCAACGTTGGCGGTGCAAATGAAGATATTACTAAGGCGATTACTCAGCTAGCAGTGGCAATGTTAGCAGCAATCATCATTGTTTACTTAGTACTCGTATTAACATTTAAAGGCCCATTAGCGCCATTAACAATTCTATTCTCATTACCGTATACAATTATAGGTGTCGTTATAGCACTTATTCTGACCGGTGAAACGATTTCAGTACCAAGTATGATAGGTATGCTAATGTTGATAGGTATTGTCGTGACGAATGCAATTGTACTCGTAGACAGAGTAATTAATCAGCAACAACAAGGTATGGATATGCAAGCAGCATTATTAGAGGCGGGTGCCACACGTATTAGACCTATTTTAATGACTGCACTAGCAACCATTGGTGCCTTATCACCAATGCTATTTGGTGAAAGCAGTTCGATTATAATATCAAAAGGAATGGCAGCCACTGTTGTAGGCGGACTTATTTCCTCTACGTTATTAACATTAATAGTCGTACCAGTGATTTATGAAATACTATTTACTTTGAAAGGTAAGTTGATAAACAAGAGAAAGTATAAGTAA
- the mspA gene encoding membrane stabilizing protein MspA has product MQLYLIFLPILYLIVSYISIFKLNTIITRILRIIMALLLLFVVAITTLSFPALNWWVFVILILIVGNVEITAFKYGKKDQKAVNILNIMSVILFVIYVILSLVLY; this is encoded by the coding sequence ATGCAATTGTATCTTATCTTTTTACCCATATTATATTTAATCGTCAGTTACATAAGTATATTTAAATTGAATACGATTATAACCCGTATTTTACGTATAATCATGGCTTTGCTTTTATTATTTGTTGTAGCTATTACAACGTTATCCTTCCCTGCATTAAATTGGTGGGTATTTGTTATACTCATACTCATTGTTGGGAATGTAGAAATAACTGCTTTTAAATACGGCAAAAAAGATCAAAAAGCTGTAAATATTTTAAACATAATGAGTGTTATATTATTTGTAATATATGTTATTTTATCTTTAGTGTTATATTAA
- a CDS encoding SE1832 family protein, which yields MDLNEKLAELKHDYVRLQGDLEKRESVNQQVDPLLRQLEDIEQEIAEVRSEISQKEH from the coding sequence ATGGATTTAAATGAAAAATTAGCTGAACTTAAACATGACTACGTAAGATTACAAGGCGATTTAGAAAAAAGAGAGTCCGTCAACCAGCAAGTTGACCCATTATTACGCCAACTTGAAGATATAGAACAAGAAATTGCTGAAGTGCGTTCAGAAATTAGTCAAAAAGAACACTAA
- a CDS encoding AEC family transporter codes for MTQQFIIIILLIALGYALKRINYFKANDSQVFSTLVLNVTLPSLVIVNLNKADLDVSLSILPIMMILYGVLAKVIVIWLFVKYDNQIRGTTGMMMASLNIGLFAYPLVEAIWPKTGMIYFGMADIGGAIIMFGVTYFVGSYFSSAGDSFDFKYLGKNLVKSVPLMTYITMFILNMLNIHFPAPVIDFFSVLSSANMPLSMILLGLMLNFSIDKRFLPIAMKYLAIHYGLGITIGLLVHFFLPVDNQMIKTTLQVAWLLPVGVAIIPYSIQFKYKTLPLVGMVTNLTIVISIVILYIYQALFV; via the coding sequence GTGACACAACAATTTATCATAATTATTTTACTCATCGCATTAGGTTATGCACTTAAAAGAATTAATTATTTTAAGGCTAACGATAGTCAAGTCTTTTCAACGTTAGTTCTCAACGTCACACTTCCTTCTCTTGTGATAGTGAATTTAAATAAAGCGGATTTAGATGTGTCTCTTTCTATATTGCCTATTATGATGATTTTATACGGCGTTCTAGCAAAGGTGATAGTAATTTGGTTATTTGTAAAATATGATAATCAAATTAGAGGAACAACGGGTATGATGATGGCTTCTTTGAACATAGGTTTGTTTGCATATCCACTTGTTGAAGCAATTTGGCCAAAAACTGGCATGATATATTTTGGTATGGCAGATATTGGTGGAGCGATTATTATGTTTGGTGTTACTTATTTTGTGGGGAGTTATTTTAGTAGTGCAGGGGATAGTTTTGATTTTAAATATTTAGGTAAAAATTTAGTGAAATCAGTCCCTTTAATGACTTATATCACAATGTTTATTTTAAATATGCTTAATATTCATTTTCCGGCACCAGTGATTGATTTCTTCTCTGTGTTATCTAGTGCAAATATGCCATTATCAATGATACTACTAGGATTAATGTTGAATTTCAGTATTGATAAAAGATTTTTACCTATTGCAATGAAATATTTAGCTATTCATTATGGGCTGGGTATTACGATAGGTTTACTTGTTCATTTCTTTTTACCTGTGGACAATCAAATGATTAAAACAACATTGCAAGTTGCATGGTTATTACCGGTAGGTGTAGCAATTATTCCATATTCTATTCAATTTAAATATAAAACATTGCCACTTGTTGGGATGGTCACAAACTTAACGATAGTGATAAGTATTGTTATATTGTATATATACCAAGCATTGTTTGTATAG
- a CDS encoding glucose 1-dehydrogenase, with product MFADLEGKVVVITGAGSGIGKSFAESFGQAKAKVVMNYRSEGHIADVDKSIQLIEEAGGQAIKVQADVSVEDDVNRLVQTAVDHFGTLDIMINNAGFEKPIPTHEMPLEEWKRVIDINLTGAFIGSKAAVNQFFKEDKKGVILNTSSVHDTIPWPNYANYAASKGGLKLMMETMSMEYAQYGIRINNISPGAIVTEHTREKFSDPATRAETIEMIPSKEIGEADQVSNVALFLASDLASYIHGTTIYVDGGMTNYPAFMGGKG from the coding sequence ATGTTTGCAGATTTAGAAGGAAAAGTAGTAGTAATTACAGGTGCCGGAAGTGGTATTGGTAAGTCATTCGCAGAATCATTTGGTCAAGCAAAAGCAAAAGTAGTCATGAACTATCGTTCTGAAGGTCATATAGCAGATGTAGATAAATCTATCCAACTTATCGAAGAAGCTGGCGGCCAAGCTATTAAAGTTCAAGCTGACGTTTCAGTAGAAGACGACGTAAATAGATTGGTTCAAACAGCCGTAGATCATTTTGGTACACTTGATATCATGATCAACAATGCTGGATTTGAAAAACCAATCCCTACGCATGAAATGCCTTTAGAAGAATGGAAAAGAGTCATTGATATTAACTTAACTGGTGCTTTTATTGGTTCAAAAGCTGCAGTTAACCAATTCTTCAAAGAAGATAAAAAAGGTGTAATCCTTAATACTTCAAGTGTTCATGACACAATTCCATGGCCTAACTATGCAAACTACGCAGCAAGTAAAGGCGGATTAAAATTAATGATGGAAACAATGTCAATGGAGTACGCTCAATACGGTATCCGCATCAATAACATTTCACCAGGGGCAATTGTTACTGAACATACAAGAGAAAAATTCTCTGATCCAGCTACACGCGCAGAAACAATTGAAATGATTCCATCAAAAGAGATTGGCGAAGCTGATCAAGTTTCAAATGTTGCTTTATTCTTAGCATCAGACTTAGCAAGTTATATTCACGGTACAACAATCTATGTTGATGGTGGTATGACGAACTATCCAGCATTTATGGGTGGAAAAGGATAA
- a CDS encoding RhaT/GlcU family sugar-proton symporter: MDLLIALLPALFWGSVVLINVLVGGGPYNQIRGTTFGALIIGVILLLTGNAKFDDFTVIIVGLISGAFWALGQGYQLKSVSLIGVSKTMPISTGLQLVGTTLFSAIFLGEWSTGTQVVLGLTAMVLLVIGITMTSMKGKNEASESSKNFGKAMPILLISTVGYVVYVVIAQIFGVDGTSALFFQSIGMAIGGLILSAKHETSAKSTLWNLIPGVVWGIGNLFMFYSQPKVGVATSFSFSQLLVIVSTLGGIFLLGERKDKRQMVGIWAGIVLIIVAAFLLGNIKG; encoded by the coding sequence ATGGATTTATTAATTGCCCTGTTACCTGCACTATTTTGGGGTAGTGTAGTATTAATTAATGTTCTTGTAGGAGGAGGACCTTATAACCAAATTAGAGGGACTACTTTTGGTGCATTAATTATTGGTGTGATCTTGTTATTAACTGGTAACGCCAAATTCGATGACTTTACCGTTATCATTGTTGGTTTAATCTCAGGTGCTTTCTGGGCGCTTGGTCAAGGATACCAATTAAAATCAGTAAGTTTGATAGGTGTATCTAAGACAATGCCTATTTCTACAGGATTACAATTAGTAGGAACGACATTATTTAGTGCCATTTTCTTAGGAGAATGGAGTACTGGTACACAAGTTGTATTAGGCTTAACTGCCATGGTCTTACTTGTTATTGGTATTACTATGACTTCAATGAAAGGTAAGAATGAAGCGAGCGAAAGTTCTAAGAACTTTGGTAAAGCTATGCCTATCTTACTTATTTCTACTGTAGGTTATGTTGTATATGTAGTTATCGCACAAATTTTTGGAGTAGATGGTACAAGTGCCTTATTCTTCCAATCTATTGGTATGGCTATTGGTGGTTTAATCTTATCAGCAAAACACGAAACTTCAGCGAAAAGTACATTATGGAACTTAATTCCAGGTGTTGTTTGGGGTATCGGTAACTTATTTATGTTCTACTCACAACCAAAAGTTGGTGTAGCAACAAGCTTTTCATTTTCACAATTACTAGTAATCGTTTCTACACTTGGTGGTATCTTCCTATTAGGCGAACGTAAAGACAAGCGTCAAATGGTTGGCATTTGGGCAGGTATTGTTTTAATTATCGTTGCAGCCTTCCTTTTAGGTAATATTAAAGGATAG
- a CDS encoding GNAT family N-acetyltransferase, protein MKTIKLNDYNQIADFINNADYHSASYLYKLPQAHEDVEDKIRQAIIDPGVFAHVDDQEQIIMLILAFKYEEEKYKVVGPFLRTDVTPNVTEFQSLFESLAQSKPKTTNFNFSFEETEQTFLQFMKDIQSSYSFTDYHLITTQDVGEIEHAQNITNYHPAYYRSFCKLHENTFKHDVMTADEIIDSLDENNHLFVFMSEGLLKGYVYLQVYEHKKNAEIKYFSSHSDYRLMGIAFDLLTHALHFAFSTYDINKIYFKIRSKNTTLVERFNELGFNINYEYKKFKYVASHI, encoded by the coding sequence ATGAAAACTATCAAATTAAATGACTATAATCAAATTGCGGATTTTATAAATAATGCAGATTATCACTCTGCTTCTTATTTATACAAATTACCCCAAGCACATGAAGATGTTGAAGATAAAATTCGACAAGCCATCATTGACCCTGGTGTATTCGCACATGTAGATGATCAAGAGCAAATTATCATGTTGATATTAGCCTTTAAATATGAAGAAGAAAAGTACAAAGTTGTTGGTCCATTCCTTAGAACAGATGTAACTCCAAACGTGACAGAATTTCAATCTTTATTCGAATCCCTGGCACAAAGTAAACCTAAAACTACTAATTTCAACTTTTCATTTGAAGAAACAGAGCAAACTTTTTTACAATTTATGAAAGACATCCAATCATCTTACAGTTTCACTGATTACCACCTCATCACTACTCAGGATGTTGGAGAAATTGAACATGCACAAAATATCACCAATTATCATCCAGCCTATTATCGCTCTTTTTGTAAATTACATGAGAATACATTTAAACATGATGTCATGACTGCCGACGAAATTATAGATTCTCTAGATGAAAATAATCATCTATTTGTATTTATGTCGGAAGGCTTACTTAAAGGTTATGTTTATCTCCAAGTATATGAGCATAAAAAAAATGCAGAAATTAAATATTTTTCTTCTCATTCAGATTATAGATTAATGGGTATAGCCTTTGATTTACTTACTCATGCATTACATTTCGCGTTTAGCACTTATGATATTAACAAAATATATTTTAAAATACGTAGTAAAAATACTACATTAGTAGAACGTTTTAATGAACTTGGATTTAATATCAATTACGAATACAAAAAATTCAAATATGTCGCGAGTCACATTTAG